The region TAGGACTAGGATCCAAGTTTTATGTGATGGGGTACTCCATGGGAGGCCAAGTGGTTTGGGGCTGCCTCAAGTACATACCTCATAGGTGAGGCTGTTTTGCTTGCGACTCTGATAAATTTGCTACCTAGAGGATCTTCTGAAACTTTCAGAATTTGTTGTGAATTCGAGTAAAAGGAAATAAAGCATGCCATGCAAAACAGTTCCGATGTTCTTAATTGTATTTGATTATCATGAATTTGGTGTTATTGTTTGTTTCAAGTCGAGTGCTATCTTGGTGCTTACAGGCTCGCAGGAGCAACACTAATTGCTCCTGTCGTCAACTATTGGTGGCCTTGCTTTCCTGCCAACTTATCGACAGAAGCCTACCACCGGCAGATACCACAGGAACAATGGATGTTAAGCGTTGCTCACCATGCTCCGTGGCTCACCTACTGGTGGAACACTCAGAAATTGTTTCCTGCATCGGCTATTATCGCCAGGAAGCCTGAGATTTTCTCCCGCCAGGATTTAGAACTCGCACCTATGGTTGCAGAGAACAGCAAGGACAGTGTACGTCATTTTCCTagtattctctcttttttgcaTTGCAAGGAAATGAATCATAAACCATATAAATTGGAGGCAAAAAGATGTTGCAAGTGCTAAAGTTATCATCTCATACATAATCTTGACGTAGTCTTGAGAGGCTTCGTTCTTTTATCCATGTATGTATAGTAACATGCCAGAATTTATAGCCTCCCAATCTTCCTGGTTGACTTGGAATTTGTCCCCCCTCTTTTTATGCAGCCACCAGCAACGCCGCAAGGAGAATTTGAGTCCTTACATCGAGACTATAATGTTGGATTGGGGAAGTGGGAATTTGATCCCATGGAGCTTGAAAATCCTTTTCCTAACAATGAAGGCTCAATTCATCTATGGCAGGGTGATGAAGATGCAGTGGTGCCAGTGAGCTTGCAGCGATATATAGCCCAAGGAATTCCATGGATTAACTACCATGAATTGCCTGGTGCTGGACATCTATTCCTCGTTATCCCACAGAACTTCGAACAAATTGTAAAAGCTCCTTTTCCGGGAAAAGAGTAAATCCTATTTGTTGTTGGGCTTAGGTGTGGACAGTGTATCCTTGATGCTGTTCTTAATTGCAAACATCTCTTGTCTTTGTGCTGTACAAGCTATGTTAGCAAgacataaataaatttgtaaaattaggCATCCAAATTGGACCCAAATGCCGTGCACTTTCGTCTAGgattgttaaataaataaataattcgtGCGCTTTTATAACCGAccataactttaaaatttatttgattttcattcctTAGAGAGCCCTTCTAATTTAGAGAGCTGTAAAGTTTAGTTTGGAAGGGCTAAATTAGAGAAGAAATTTTGGAGAgggctaaaatttaaaattttccattttaaaagctaaaaatctaatttattaaagGAGGGGGCTGAAAAACATTTCCTTGCAAGAGCCCTTCTAATTTTGCCTCTAATGTCGAACACATACTTAGTAGCCCTCATTTGATAATGTGGTCCaaacaaaagtttataaaagcAATATTCATCATTCCTCGCAAACACCTCTTTAATCACCAACCCTCACgttatatttgattttgtatCATATTAATGTATATTAATCttctacttatatatatattatttaataagtttttagttttgatatgcaATAAAATAAGATGACATAGGCAAAACCatgtatttttaagaaaagttttttttaaaaaaaaataaactaagtttTAACAATGTTGATTAAGATCAACTCCcaacataatttaatttgaaacccatcttaaattatatcttaaattaACGAGTTATTGGTGCTAGACATTAtaaggtttaataattttataaatatcaagaCTAATAAAGTGAACATcgataaaatgtattttttttaataaaagaaacaaaaattgctTGCTGCTACATCAACTTTTACTCAAAGAAATTGCAGTCAAGTGTTCGAAGGCAGAGTTATTCTAGCAAAGGAAGGAATTGGATGAAGTGAATAATTGCCCTTTAGTGCACAAATGACACATTTATTTTACCATGAACACTCATTTCCAAACTCAAAAGTCTTCTATATCCACTGCTACATCATGCCCTAATCAAGTATGAAAGCAAACCATCTTTTCTAGTCAAACTACAGaagcctttttttatttctgatttaattataaattattcccTATAGTAGAACACCAAGCTTCCTACAAACTGAGAtggttttttacttaattttttttttatcagtagaagattttattttcaagtgtATGGACATCTTTGTACAAAAAATATACAACATGAAACTTTTGCAGAGCTGGGCCGGATTATGGGCCTATATAGGCAAAGTCAAAGGGCCACGTTGGTCCATGACTATGTTTAAAAAACCGGAGCCCAAATTCAAGACATTGAGAACCTTTTCTTGATCTCTTTGCTCAATTAGGTTGTCCGGCCCCAATATAAGGCCCAACTTTAAGGCCCAAAATCCCTGCCCATCTTACATGTATATTTTCCCCCCTCCCACCGCTACTAGTTTTGAAAATCTAGCACACTCATTAGTGTTATAATTAGATAGTCCGGCCCAAAGATAAGGCCCATAATCCCTTCCCATcttacatgtgttttttttttttttaccgccCACTGCTAccagttttgaaattttagcaCACTCGTTAGTGTTATAATTCATTCTAGAAGGCATTGGCGTCTGATTTAGCATGTTAAAAAATGTTGAGGCTCAGACACCAAGTTTTATTAGACCtacatgttaattattattattaaaatactatcgatttactttattttatttaaatttctagAGTTGAGTTGGATCAAGTCACTAAAAATTCAGTATTGTTGATCAATTTTACTGTATCAACGTTTAACTTAAAACTTGACTAGATTAAGCTATACATTACCTAGTTTGCTAAATCAAATTGCCAGCCAAGTCGAATAgggtgtttgaaaatatgataacgattatatttttaaaatactttttattaaaaaatatatgaaataatatttttttattttttaaaaattaattttgatatacaatctaaaaacataaataatcttaaacaaaaacaaatttaaattttctcaattcttattttttaacaaaataccaaacaaaactaaataatttgtGGATTACCTAGTGCAGTGACGGAGCCACATAGGGTAAagagggggcaattgcccccttaatctttttttttaatacttttatattagaatattaataatatctaacatgtttaattttttctgcTGACTAATAATTAACCTAAGTTAGCGATCGTTAATTTacagaataatataatatataatatatatgtctAGTATATTTCACtaatcttttctcttttttttctttttcttcttgagagcttttcttctttcttttgaattaCTATTCTGTCTCTATATCTTTtgcaaaatttcttttcaagccctcagaatatttaaaaaacacaagtatTGAACCCaccctaaattaaaaataaatgaatgacaatttgattatatatattaagaaaattatttttgataagattgataataaagttattataaagcagtttttaaatataaaacttgaaaaaaacaattataacataaatttttttattttaaaaatattcttaaattaattttgttttatatgagttagtacatatatttcaaattaatttctctatataatataatatatgtttatataatacataatattaaatatttattaataatttatcttcttatttaaaaaatctttcccACGCCACTTACGtgatgattttcttattttcattttcatcggAGTAGCAATGAATTGCTTAATTTCGCCGTGATGTAAAACAAAGTTGAGAGGGAAGGTTAAAAGGTTAGGTAATGCTTTTTGACCTAAAAGAGAAGATGCAATTATTATGGTGTGGGTCTCCAGCACTCCAGCATGCTTGCATTTACTGCCTCTATAATATAGTATTGGATTATATGATATGATAAATGcctttaattaatcttttgacGTTGAGAAACACCACCAATTATGTGCATGCATGGCCTACACGCCCGCTTGTCACGGGGCACCCTACCCCATCTCACCTCTTCTTCCAACCACCAAAACGAAACCCTCCCAGTCTCTCAACTCATTTTTCTCCATATTTTGGCTTTTGCTGTGGGGATAGCTATTGCTTTTACTTTGttgttgattttcatttttttcatatatatatatacatataaaatgaaaccaattaaaaatcaacCTGAAACATCATGTGCTTGTTTCGTATTGTCTCTTGTGATAAAATCCAGTGCTGATGTTTGCCAACATATCATCATATATGCACATGGCGAGGCTCACCTCACCTTGGGACAAGCACTCCGAGGTGAACTGTTTTATCTTCAAAGTTCAGAGCTTTACCTTGATGATGTGAATTCAGTCCCTCTGATAGAGGTAAATGAGAACATTGAAAAGGaaattctctctttctcttttctctccctCTGCAAATTCTTAAAGGGAGAGCAGACATCACAATTACTAGAAGAGGTAGCAATGAGTAAAAGAACATTTGAAGGGGGCCACATCCCCGTAACTCATGCCTTAATGGAACATAACATAACCTACCATGTCAACTTTTTTTATAGCTTTCTCGACTCATAAAGGCTTCCTCGTCACTGGGGAGAGACACTTCACTTCTTGCTCCACTTTGGCTTCAATGGCTAGACCAAAGCCTGATCAGTTTCTTCTGGCTCTCTTGTTCTTCTTTATCAGTACCTCTCTATGTTTTTGTCATGGCATGCCATGGCAGGTTTTTCAAGAGGATGATGGCATGTCATGGCTCAATGAGGAGGACAATGAAGTTGACATAGTTCAAACTAGGCATGATCCATCAAGGAGCTGTAACTTTGAATCGGGCAAATGGGTTTATGACCAATCCTATCCTCTCTATGATTCTAACTGCCCCTATCTTAGTACTGCAGTCACTTGTCAAAAAAATGGAAGGCCTGATTCAGACTATGAGAAGTGGCGATGGCAACCTAATGGTTGCTCAATTCCAAGGTACATACCTGCACTTGAAGCTCTATAATACCCCAATCTATTTATTTGTCCTTTGGATATGCATAAAAACGCTCGAGTAATTGTTTGTGTGCTTAATTTCCTTGATGCAGGTTCGATGCACTTAAGTTTCTTGGCAAAATGAGA is a window of Populus nigra chromosome 10, ddPopNigr1.1, whole genome shotgun sequence DNA encoding:
- the LOC133705007 gene encoding uncharacterized protein LOC133705007 isoform X2 is translated as MPCTFDYNNGMIKEITVVLCLGLAVWAYQTTHPPPPKLCGAPGGPPVTAPRIKLRDGRHLSYKEHGFPREKAKAKIILVHGFASTKHDIMSMTHLVPHVVEELGLYFVSFDRPGYGESDPDPKRTPKSIALDIEELADHLGLGSKFYVMGYSMGGQVVWGCLKYIPHRLAGATLIAPVVNYWWPCFPANLSTEAYHRQIPQEQWMLSVAHHAPWLTYWWNTQKLFPASAIIARKPEIFSRQDLELAPMVAENSKDSPPATPQGEFESLHRDYNVGLGKWEFDPMELENPFPNNEGSIHLWQGDEDAVVPVSLQRYIAQGIPWINYHELPGAGHLFLVIPQNFEQIVKAPFPGKE
- the LOC133705007 gene encoding uncharacterized protein LOC133705007 isoform X1 gives rise to the protein MIIFSNFIAQIVKKFSFLLGMIKEITVVLCLGLAVWAYQTTHPPPPKLCGAPGGPPVTAPRIKLRDGRHLSYKEHGFPREKAKAKIILVHGFASTKHDIMSMTHLVPHVVEELGLYFVSFDRPGYGESDPDPKRTPKSIALDIEELADHLGLGSKFYVMGYSMGGQVVWGCLKYIPHRLAGATLIAPVVNYWWPCFPANLSTEAYHRQIPQEQWMLSVAHHAPWLTYWWNTQKLFPASAIIARKPEIFSRQDLELAPMVAENSKDSPPATPQGEFESLHRDYNVGLGKWEFDPMELENPFPNNEGSIHLWQGDEDAVVPVSLQRYIAQGIPWINYHELPGAGHLFLVIPQNFEQIVKAPFPGKE
- the LOC133705007 gene encoding uncharacterized protein LOC133705007 isoform X3; translation: MIKEITVVLCLGLAVWAYQTTHPPPPKLCGAPGGPPVTAPRIKLRDGRHLSYKEHGFPREKAKAKIILVHGFASTKHDIMSMTHLVPHVVEELGLYFVSFDRPGYGESDPDPKRTPKSIALDIEELADHLGLGSKFYVMGYSMGGQVVWGCLKYIPHRLAGATLIAPVVNYWWPCFPANLSTEAYHRQIPQEQWMLSVAHHAPWLTYWWNTQKLFPASAIIARKPEIFSRQDLELAPMVAENSKDSPPATPQGEFESLHRDYNVGLGKWEFDPMELENPFPNNEGSIHLWQGDEDAVVPVSLQRYIAQGIPWINYHELPGAGHLFLVIPQNFEQIVKAPFPGKE